A stretch of DNA from Erythrolamprus reginae isolate rEryReg1 chromosome 10, rEryReg1.hap1, whole genome shotgun sequence:
aggactgtggatgtgggggagacatccacctgctgcaggcctgttttgcccccagtggaatctgatgatgaaggctcctctgaccaagaagacatgagtgacagggaggaggagagtgtggcagacagctcagaaggagatcaattatctagctcctccttggattcagaacaagagttaatgatacatccacgcatgcggagagcgatgcataggcagcaacaactgagagattatcaaagaaaatgaggccacctgtggttgggtggggctgtggtcattagtgaggctgctataaagagcagcctgtgggtttggccattgtggaggattatctgatcgttgtgtttggtgactgctttactgattttgaccttttgtgtgctgatttttccccgctttgaaactaaaccagagcaaagtgtgtttcactttgtgaaagaagaaggactgtgaattgcctcacagctgcaatctaagtatcacagaactgataagggacttgtaccaattaccagtttgtttggagacaagtgctctttgctataccaaaagagggcttggtttaagtgaattttcattataaagaacattgttttgaattgtcaaacgtgtgtgtgtctgaaatttgtacctgtgactttttgggaggattctaccagggagcccgacagaacagaagtcaaatgaattaaattctttctttcttataagtgccaaaataaaacaaaactgtaTTTTACACGTATAACCAGATTTAGCCCAAAAACAATTCTTCAGCAGCAACATAAACTTTCTCAGTTGTGGgatctttttgattattttttttgctgactTCTCCTAATTCCACTGTGATAATATGTGTAAATAATTATTTCTGATACGATTCTGCCGTCTGAAACCAGATTTTTTCAACTGTCTCTTGGCCCATTTCGACCAGCATCCTCAAATGCTTCCATCCCGTTTTGGCTGTGATCATTAAATATTCTTCGTTCTCGGGGTGCAGGAGGGTGGTGTGAGCAGCTACCACAAGCGACTGGGCGTATCTCCCACAGACGAGGAGAAAAAGGGCACCTCGCTCTTCTGGGCTCAAAGGAACCACGCTTTCAAACCCAGCCAGGACGTGGCCGCCCACCAAGAGAGGTTCTTTGCTCTCGATCATCATGTACATGATAGCGATGGCGACTTCGAACACGTAGTAGCCGTAGCTCATATCGCTGAAGTCCAAAATCCCGGATATTCCGTACTGTGGATTTGGAGGGGATGCGGAAACCACGTCGAGTAGAATGTTGTGGTCGTTGAGGTCTCCGTGATTGATGCCTAAATGGAGGACAGGGAAGGTCACTCGAGGCTGTACGGATCGGGAACTTTAGGGAGGGCTGTGCTTTTCTCGGGTCACAATTAAAGCAGTTTAGAGGGAAGGCTTAGTGAGGAATGGACCTTTTTCTCCCCTATTCTGGTGGTTAAGGCTACAATCAGTTGTTGGAAAAAATagcagagaagcagatttgtttatttatttcttaactaTCCATCTCCCTCAAAagagatttaatttaattcagcCTTGGAAGTAGCTTCTGAAAAGGAAGAGACATTtgacagtggaacagcctgcctgcctctatctatctatctatctatctatctatctatctatctatctatctatctatctatctatctatctatctatctatctatctatcattattattattattattaattagatttgcatgccacccctctccgcagactcggggcggctgtctatctatctatctatctatctatcaatctatctgtctgtctgtctgtctgtctgtctgtctgtctgtctgtctacctacctaccaaccaaccatCTATCTACcaaccatctatccatccatccatccacctacgtACCATCTAactatctatttctatttctacacCTAACTGCCCTTCGATCTAATTTGCACAGCTGCCCATTTTAACAATGGTGAAAAATCACGCTGGAAGTGGTTGGTAGATTAATAACAGATCCCACCCCCTCCTCCTGCCCTAATCAGCCTACTCCCCCATCCAgcctttttgttttattatagatgatatttttttattttttagagtgTTTTGCTCTTATTGTAtacatattattatattgtttttaaattgtaaggTGCCCAGAGTCACCTTGTAGTTAACATGGGtggcaaataattaaataaagggaaaaagaaagaaagaaagaaagaaagggagaaaggaaggaaagaaaggaaagaaagaaaaaagataaagaaaaggaaggaaagaaagaaagaaagaaagaaagaagtatctCAAAAACTAATACCAGAAGCAGATTGTTTTTCCCACTTGCCAAGAGAGAGATTTCATCATAACTCAATAAAAATACTTACAGGATCGAAAAGAGCTGAGTTTTGGAATAACGTTAACTTGGAACTGCTCAATCACTTTGTTCACTAGGTCCAGATATTCGCTCTTGCCAAGAGCATATAGGTATTTTTTCAGAAGAGGAACATTTGACAGATTCCAGATGAATTCACCTCTGTGTAAGCTTTTTATTAACGGATGCTGGAAATTCTTTGAAGTGAGAAGAAAATGCAATACATCATTTTTTGCAaggattattcattcattcattcatttaatttgtatgccgcctaatTCCCGAAGGACTCCAAACAGACATATCTTTGGATAACAGCATTCCAGAGGGATTGAACTGCAAAAATTTATTGTTCAAATGCAGCAACTAGTATGGATATTCTTGTTCCTGAATCCCAGGTCATAAGTATTTTACCATGGCAGCATTAAAGCATTAATAAAGCCCAAAAATCCTGGGTTGTCTATTGTTTATATGTCTGGCTAGACTGTTGTAATTATTGTAGACCCAATTGAAAGGTGAAATATATATTGCAGGGGTGTCCAAtgttggccattttaagacctgtggtcttcaactcccagaattcctcagccagtcatgttgactggggaattctgggagttagaatTCTACAGGTCTTAAAAATGACCAACATTGGACACCCTTGATATAAAGTGTAAGCTCAAtggattatacactgctcaagaaaataaagggagcacttaaacaacacaatataactccaagtaaatcaaacttctgtgcaatcaaactgtccacttaggaagcaacactgattgacagtcaatttcacaggctgtcgtgcacattcaactttgtacagaacaattattcaataagaatacttcattcattcagatctaggatgtttcctttgagtgttccctttatttttttgagaagtatatttCTGATACACCTTTATCTCTATAAAGCTGCAAAGTTTCTTGGGCAGGCAAACCTGGGATGAAACCCTACCAATGTTCCAATACGGAAATAAagtcccatttccttccttctgtgaAGCCGTATCGTACAACCTCACCTCTGCCAATGTTTTATCGAGCTTGGCTGCCACCTGTCCAATGTCGTAGAGAATTGGCGGAGTCACGGGGACGGTGGCTACTGTTCTGCCTGGCAGGTAGCTCAACAACCTCACGGCAAACGTCTGGGTGGAGGATCCAGTATCTTAAGAGGTAAAAAAGAGACTTCCGATTACTAGTCGCTTCACGGCCGTTGCCCAACCAAGATGCATTCTctatggcagtgcttctcaattattttctgttgcacCCCAGTGGGAAGAAGTAACCTCCCCAAATCTCTTACCTGGGTCCCAATGGACTGTTAGTATTTGTTGTTTTACTTAtgataagctgcaagcaaacgattggctggggaaggctgctctacccacttacctgggagtaagtcactgAAGGCTGTTTTTGGATAGGCAGGTATAAGCTAGCGTGGTCACATGACCAACTTGATTTTATGACGTCTTTGCGATCGTCATTAAGCAAACTGATGGTTTACTATTGGCACAGTTTTGCCCAAAACCAGAAGTGCCAGTTTGCTGttagaatagaacatagaatagaatatgtaatagaatacagaatagaattgaatagggaatagaatagattagggaATAGAATcaaatatataatagaatagaatatagaatagaatagaatagggaatagaatcgaatatagaatagaatagaatatagaatagaatagggaatagaatcgaatatagaatagaatagaagaatatagaatagaatagaatatgtaatagaatacagaatagaatatagaatagaatagaattgaatatgtaatagaatagaatatagcatAGAATCGAatatgtaatagaatagaatatagcatagaatagaatatgtaatAGAATCGaatatagcatagaatagaatatagaatagaattctttattggccaagtgtgaatggacacacaaggaatttgtcttggtgcatctgctctcagtacacataaaagaaaatatagatttgtcaagaatcatgaggtacaacacttaatagaattttattggtcaaattttaggtaatgaaacgtctggagGGAAACAACCAAACTTAGACACCACCAAAGACCCCAACAGGACAAATAATATTAAGGAAGGAAAACAATTTTCAGCGAGAGAACTTAGTTAGACTTAACACACTGTAGTTATATGCCTTTGATACAAACAACGACCCACAGATCTAATCACCCTGTTGAtatgaaaaataaaagcaagataAGAGGCAGCAAAGGTCACTTTCATTCAATCGTGGCCCGTAAGAAGCAAAAGGCAAAACTGTCTCAAAGGTGATTTTTCTGGACATTCTTACTTTTTCCGCTTgaaacgttttgcttctcatccaagaagcttcttcaatttctcaaggaaaggaaaaaaaagaaacccaagaaaatgttgcttggtggggcctggggaagagccttctctgtgggggccccggccctttggaatcagctcctcccctggaaattcgcactgcccctaccttcctcgctttctg
This window harbors:
- the HYKK gene encoding hydroxylysine kinase, with amino-acid sequence MSSGDQTPQHQDHPLIKPTFTKKQAAELVRRLFGLEVSQLRPLPSYDDQNFHVSLASFPEEGESPRDFVLKIINAKDSQNSDLVEVQTHIMMFLNGEGFPVAMPQLTRDGKVLFLETVDTGSSTQTFAVRLLSYLPGRTVATVPVTPPILYDIGQVAAKLDKTLAENFQHPLIKSLHRGEFIWNLSNVPLLKKYLYALGKSEYLDLVNKVIEQFQVNVIPKLSSFRSCINHGDLNDHNILLDVVSASPPNPQYGISGILDFSDMSYGYYVFEVAIAIMYMMIESKEPLLVGGHVLAGFESVVPLSPEERGALFLLVCGRYAQSLVVAAHTTLLHPENEEYLMITAKTGWKHLRMLVEMGQETVEKIWFQTAESYQK